The following are encoded in a window of Ictalurus punctatus breed USDA103 chromosome 13, Coco_2.0, whole genome shotgun sequence genomic DNA:
- the LOC108274150 gene encoding C-type mannose receptor 2 isoform X1: MVQLQNEAQIQQFSSSAWIGLYNDVNSWRWSFGNEPLGSMTKWDPGEPDNWGGHEECVATTSSAWFDAPCTLMFPLLCFDDRQTGNGRYIYNSNTMTWLEAQSYCRQHYTDLTSVRNTTEHLAIQGLVTGSAWIGLFRDAWKWVDKTNFSTISWMSGKPDNALENENCDYVNNGQAADAQCSDVMPFFCYSDAEIIKKQIIRLKIQSNQDVNNLISQAAILEQIRQKLKDHGMAENITVEWRKQPNGVVFHKEKEGD; the protein is encoded by the exons ATGGTACAACTTCAGAATGAAGCCCAGATACAACAGTTCAGTTCCAGCGCTTGGATTGGACTGTACAATGACGTCAACAGCTGGCGCTGGTCTTTTGGAAATGAGCCATTGGGAAGTATGACAAAATGGGATCCAGGAGAGCCTGACAACTGGGGCGGACATGAAGAGTGTGTTGCAACAACTTCATCAGCTTGGTTTGACGCTCCATGTACACTGATGTTTCCCCTTCTCTGCTTTGATG acagacaaactgGCAATGGGAGATACATTTATAATTCTAATACAATGACCTGGCTTGAAGCTCAGAGTTATTGTAGACAGCATTATACAGACTTGACCAGTGTGAGAAACACAACAGAACACCTAGCTATACAGGGACTGGTCACTGGATCGGCTTGGATTGGTCTGTTCAGAGACGCCTGGAAGTGGGTAGACAAAACCAACTTCTCTACCATCAGTTGGATGTCAGGAAAACCTGATAATGCCCTGGAGAATGAAAACTGTGATTATGTAAATAACGGTCAGGCCGCTGATGCACAGTGCTCAGATGTAATGCCTTTCTTCTGTTACTCAG atgcagaaataataaaaaaacaaatcatcaGACTGAAGATCCAGTCCAATCAGGATGTTAACAATCTGATATCACAGGCAGCCATCTTAGAGCAG ATCAGACAAAAACTGAAGGATCATGGGATGGCAGAGAACATCACAGTGGAATGGAGAAAGCAACCAAATGGAGTAGTTTTTCACaaggagaaagaaggagatTAG
- the LOC108274150 gene encoding C-type mannose receptor 2 isoform X2, with protein sequence MVQLQNEAQIQQFSSSAWIGLYNDVNSWRWSFGNEPLGSMTKWDPGEPDNWGGHEECVATTSSAWFDAPCTLMFPLLCFDDRQTGNGRYIYNSNTMTWLEAQSYCRQHYTDLTSVRNTTEHLAIQGLVTGSAWIGLFRDAWKWVDKTNFSTISWMSGKPDNALENENCDYVNNGQAADAQCSDVMPFFCYSEIIKKQIIRLKIQSNQDVNNLISQAAILEQIRQKLKDHGMAENITVEWRKQPNGVVFHKEKEGD encoded by the exons ATGGTACAACTTCAGAATGAAGCCCAGATACAACAGTTCAGTTCCAGCGCTTGGATTGGACTGTACAATGACGTCAACAGCTGGCGCTGGTCTTTTGGAAATGAGCCATTGGGAAGTATGACAAAATGGGATCCAGGAGAGCCTGACAACTGGGGCGGACATGAAGAGTGTGTTGCAACAACTTCATCAGCTTGGTTTGACGCTCCATGTACACTGATGTTTCCCCTTCTCTGCTTTGATG acagacaaactgGCAATGGGAGATACATTTATAATTCTAATACAATGACCTGGCTTGAAGCTCAGAGTTATTGTAGACAGCATTATACAGACTTGACCAGTGTGAGAAACACAACAGAACACCTAGCTATACAGGGACTGGTCACTGGATCGGCTTGGATTGGTCTGTTCAGAGACGCCTGGAAGTGGGTAGACAAAACCAACTTCTCTACCATCAGTTGGATGTCAGGAAAACCTGATAATGCCCTGGAGAATGAAAACTGTGATTATGTAAATAACGGTCAGGCCGCTGATGCACAGTGCTCAGATGTAATGCCTTTCTTCTGTTACTCAG aaataataaaaaaacaaatcatcaGACTGAAGATCCAGTCCAATCAGGATGTTAACAATCTGATATCACAGGCAGCCATCTTAGAGCAG ATCAGACAAAAACTGAAGGATCATGGGATGGCAGAGAACATCACAGTGGAATGGAGAAAGCAACCAAATGGAGTAGTTTTTCACaaggagaaagaaggagatTAG